The proteins below come from a single Staphylococcus sp. MI 10-1553 genomic window:
- the relB gene encoding type II toxin-antitoxin system RelB family antitoxin, which yields MATITIRVSDDEKVFLKYMADFLGLSLSEVLKQYTFEDLEDIYDAKVGDEALKEYRETGQNALDIEDVMKQWDVK from the coding sequence ATGGCTACAATTACAATTAGAGTCAGTGATGATGAGAAAGTTTTTTTAAAGTATATGGCAGATTTTTTAGGGTTGAGTTTGAGTGAAGTACTTAAACAATATACTTTCGAAGATTTAGAAGATATATATGATGCTAAGGTAGGAGATGAAGCGTTAAAAGAATATCGTGAAACAGGTCAAAACGCTTTGGATATTGAAGATGTAATGAAGCAATGGGATGTAAAATGA
- a CDS encoding glutamate synthase subunit beta has translation MGEFKGFMKYDKQKLAEMPLETRINHYEAYQSRFSQEDAQQQGARCMDCGTPFCQVGEMVERETVGCPLGNYIPEWNDLVYRGDFKMAYERLAETNNFPDFTGYICPAPCEASCVMKINRESVAIKGIERTIIDEAFEQGWVKPRIPSERRDEKVAIIGSGPAGLAAAEELNALGYQVVVYEKNAKPGGLLTYGIPNMKLDKGVVFRRIRLLEEAGITFNCNVEIGKDVSKSELDETYDAVVVCTGAEKPRDLPLEGRMGRGIHFAMDYLTEQTQLLLNETDTQTISAQGKKVVVIGDGDTGADCVATALRDGCESIIQFNRKARKPESFEFNYSWPLAQPVLKKDYAHQEYEAKYGQEPRAYGIQTMRFDVDELGDVRGIYAQVQRDHADGTIVGDDREIFIPADLVLLAIGFEGVKSPLAHALQLKVERQKIVADTKDYRTNQSKYFVAGDARRGQSLVVWAIKEGREVAQSVHRYIAGKVFI, from the coding sequence ATGGGTGAATTTAAAGGTTTTATGAAATATGATAAACAAAAGCTCGCAGAAATGCCTCTAGAGACACGCATTAATCACTATGAGGCATATCAGTCACGTTTCTCACAAGAAGATGCACAACAACAAGGGGCACGGTGCATGGATTGTGGAACGCCATTTTGCCAAGTGGGTGAAATGGTCGAACGTGAAACAGTAGGCTGTCCGCTCGGTAACTATATCCCAGAATGGAATGATTTAGTGTATCGCGGTGACTTTAAAATGGCATACGAACGTTTAGCGGAGACGAACAATTTTCCGGACTTTACAGGTTATATTTGTCCAGCTCCGTGTGAAGCATCATGTGTCATGAAAATTAACCGTGAATCTGTAGCTATTAAAGGGATTGAAAGAACCATTATTGACGAAGCGTTTGAACAAGGATGGGTGAAGCCAAGAATCCCTTCAGAACGTCGTGATGAAAAAGTAGCGATTATCGGGAGTGGCCCTGCAGGATTAGCTGCAGCGGAAGAGTTGAATGCATTAGGATATCAAGTCGTAGTTTATGAGAAAAATGCCAAACCAGGTGGCTTACTGACTTATGGTATTCCGAATATGAAACTCGATAAAGGAGTTGTGTTTCGACGTATTCGTTTATTAGAAGAAGCAGGTATTACTTTTAATTGTAATGTAGAAATTGGTAAAGATGTGAGTAAAAGTGAACTGGATGAGACGTATGATGCCGTCGTCGTTTGTACAGGTGCAGAAAAGCCGCGTGACTTGCCGTTAGAAGGTCGTATGGGTCGCGGTATTCATTTTGCGATGGATTATCTGACTGAACAAACGCAATTGTTATTGAATGAAACGGATACGCAAACGATTTCGGCTCAAGGTAAAAAAGTCGTGGTCATTGGTGACGGTGATACAGGGGCTGACTGTGTTGCGACAGCATTGCGTGATGGTTGCGAATCAATTATTCAATTCAACCGGAAAGCACGTAAACCTGAAAGCTTTGAATTTAACTATAGCTGGCCGCTCGCACAACCTGTATTGAAAAAAGACTATGCCCACCAAGAATATGAAGCGAAATATGGTCAAGAACCCCGTGCATATGGTATTCAAACGATGCGCTTCGATGTCGATGAGTTAGGGGATGTCCGTGGTATTTATGCGCAAGTCCAACGTGATCATGCTGACGGTACTATTGTAGGGGATGATCGAGAAATTTTTATTCCGGCTGACCTGGTCTTGCTTGCGATTGGCTTTGAAGGTGTAAAATCACCATTGGCACACGCGTTGCAGTTAAAAGTAGAGCGTCAAAAAATTGTGGCGGACACAAAAGATTATCGTACCAATCAGTCAAAATATTTTGTAGCAGGAGATGCACGACGCGGTCAAAGTCTCGTTGTTTGGGCTATTAAAGAAGGCCGTGAAGTCGCGCAATCAGTGCACCGCTACATAGCTGGAAAAGTTTTTATATAA
- the gltB gene encoding glutamate synthase large subunit, which translates to MSNNYLNSKIGLYDSREEHDACGIGFYANMNNERSHEIVEKSLEMLRRLDHRGGIGADGITGDGAGIMTEVPYQYFSEVTDFDLPAEGDYAVGMLFANVMISDTKHEAAIASTFEGEGLRVIGYRQVPVDVTCLAPHVAETMPVIQQMFVVNDSAADFKRALYLARKQIEKYGESTQLALYFTSLSTRTIVYKGWLRSDQIKSLYVDLQHPSYVSKFGSVHSRFSTNTFPSWERAHPNRLLMHNGEINTIQGNVNWMRARQRRLIETIFGEEQHKVHQVLDESGSDSAIVDNALEFLSLAMSPEQAAMLLIPEPWLYNESNDPKVRAFYEFYSYLMEPWDGPTMISFCDGDKLGALTDRNGLRPGRYTITKRNEIVFSSEVGVVDVDEADVVFKGQLNPGKLLLVDFNQHKVIENHELKTAIAEQQPYLEWLETYQHKPDLEAVPYAGGPVTVDHVLKMQQRFGYTKEELDKYLTELVTGGKDPIGAMGYDAPLAVLSEQPESLFNYFKQLFAQVTNPPIDAYREKIVTSELSYLGKEGNLLEPGPDVLKRVQLKHPVLTPAQLDVIGQEGFTLAEFSTGYTNGLKEALDNLGKAVVKAVRQGAEIIVLNDSDVTEVNQYAMPILLAVSHIHQLLIRENLRMQTSIVASSGETREVHHLACLVGYGANAVIPYLAQQTIAQLTERGRLDGVVADNVARYNAILSEGLIKVMAKMGISTVQSYQGAQIFEAVGLSESVIDDYFTGTTSKLSGISIETLDAENKARQTIKGDTLNPGSTFQWRQQGQHHTFNPTTIRLLQHACRDNDYAQFKAFSKVANDHTSSHIRDLFAFKSQQAIDIAQVEPVEEIVKRFKTGAMSYGSISQEAHQTLAEAMNQLGGKSNSGEGGEALSRYEPQADGRDFKSAIKQVASGRFGVTSHYLQHAKEIQIKVAQGAKPGEGGQLPGSKVYPWIAEVRGSTPGIGLISPPPHHDIYSIEDLAQLIHDLKNVNRDADITVKLVSKSGVGTIAAGVAKAFADKIVISGYDGGTGASPKTSIQHAGLPWELGLAETHQTLMMNDLRSRVRLETDGKLLTGKDVAYACMLGAEEFGFATAPLVVLGCIMMRVCHKDTCPVGIATQNGDLRKLYTGKAQHVVNYMHFVAEELREIMAELGIRTVDELVGRTDLLKRSAVAYHHPKAREMKLENLLYQHDGPRTKEIEQRHGLEYGFDLTTLLPATQAHIQAGSHFKGQFEVGNEQRNVGVITGSEITRAHGLNGLPTDTIVAETHGHAGQSLGAWMPQGLTLHHTGDANDYVGKGLSGGKIVVNAPNVAREDEIIVGNVCFYGATKGEAYINGRAGERFCIRNSGVQVVVEGVGDHGLEYMTGGRVVILGDVGKNFGQGMSGGVCYAFPSDVEQFKAHNQLATLDFDVVEDEAEKGMLKGMLERHLAYTESQKAAVILADFEAQLQQCVKVIPKDYKQMVQKIHYHQQQRASQDEALLAAFNDDQNIDKVAQAEPIAVY; encoded by the coding sequence ATGTCTAATAATTATTTAAATTCCAAAATCGGACTTTATGACAGTCGTGAAGAACATGATGCGTGTGGGATTGGATTTTACGCGAATATGAATAATGAACGTTCTCATGAGATTGTGGAAAAGTCTTTAGAAATGTTACGCCGTCTCGATCACCGTGGAGGTATCGGTGCAGATGGTATAACAGGTGATGGTGCAGGCATTATGACAGAAGTGCCTTATCAATATTTCTCGGAAGTCACTGATTTTGATTTGCCAGCTGAAGGTGACTATGCGGTAGGCATGTTGTTTGCCAACGTCATGATTTCTGACACAAAACATGAAGCGGCAATTGCATCAACATTTGAAGGAGAAGGATTGCGTGTAATCGGTTATCGTCAAGTGCCGGTCGACGTGACGTGTCTCGCACCGCATGTGGCAGAAACGATGCCGGTCATTCAACAAATGTTCGTTGTGAATGATAGCGCTGCAGACTTTAAGCGTGCATTGTACCTTGCGCGTAAACAAATCGAAAAATATGGTGAAAGTACACAGTTAGCATTGTATTTTACGAGTTTATCGACACGTACCATTGTCTATAAAGGGTGGTTGCGTTCAGACCAAATTAAATCATTATATGTCGATTTACAACATCCGTCCTACGTATCGAAATTTGGTTCGGTACACTCGCGTTTTAGTACGAATACATTTCCAAGTTGGGAGCGTGCACATCCAAACCGCTTGCTCATGCATAATGGTGAGATTAATACGATTCAAGGTAATGTGAACTGGATGCGTGCCCGTCAACGCCGCTTAATTGAAACGATTTTCGGCGAGGAGCAACATAAGGTGCATCAAGTGTTGGATGAATCGGGCAGTGACTCGGCAATTGTGGACAATGCGTTAGAGTTTTTAAGTTTAGCGATGTCTCCTGAACAAGCAGCGATGTTACTCATTCCAGAACCGTGGTTGTATAACGAAAGTAATGATCCGAAAGTACGCGCATTTTATGAATTTTATAGCTATTTAATGGAGCCGTGGGATGGACCGACAATGATTTCGTTCTGTGATGGTGACAAGTTAGGGGCTTTGACCGATCGAAATGGCTTGCGACCAGGCCGTTATACGATTACGAAACGAAATGAAATCGTCTTTTCATCAGAAGTCGGTGTCGTGGATGTAGACGAAGCAGATGTTGTATTTAAAGGGCAACTGAATCCAGGTAAGCTATTGCTTGTCGACTTTAATCAACATAAAGTCATCGAAAACCATGAATTGAAAACCGCGATTGCAGAGCAGCAACCGTATTTGGAATGGTTGGAAACATATCAGCACAAGCCCGATTTAGAAGCGGTCCCTTATGCAGGTGGACCTGTCACTGTAGACCATGTTCTTAAAATGCAACAACGCTTTGGCTATACGAAAGAAGAGTTGGACAAATATTTAACTGAACTCGTTACGGGTGGCAAAGATCCTATTGGGGCAATGGGTTATGACGCGCCACTAGCTGTACTCAGTGAGCAACCTGAGTCACTGTTTAACTATTTCAAACAACTCTTTGCACAAGTGACGAACCCACCGATTGATGCATATCGTGAAAAAATTGTAACGAGTGAATTAAGTTATTTAGGTAAAGAAGGCAACTTGCTCGAACCTGGGCCAGATGTCCTCAAGCGGGTTCAACTCAAACATCCTGTGTTGACACCGGCACAATTAGACGTCATCGGACAAGAAGGCTTTACGCTAGCAGAGTTTTCGACAGGTTACACAAATGGATTAAAAGAGGCGCTAGATAACTTAGGAAAAGCGGTCGTCAAAGCGGTACGTCAAGGGGCAGAAATCATTGTGTTGAATGATAGTGACGTGACCGAAGTAAACCAGTATGCGATGCCGATTTTATTAGCAGTGAGTCATATTCATCAATTATTAATTCGTGAAAATTTACGGATGCAAACGAGTATCGTCGCAAGTTCTGGTGAAACACGGGAAGTCCATCACCTCGCTTGTTTAGTCGGTTACGGTGCGAATGCAGTCATTCCGTATCTTGCACAACAAACGATTGCACAATTGACAGAGCGCGGTAGATTAGACGGTGTAGTGGCCGATAATGTCGCGCGTTACAACGCCATTTTATCAGAGGGACTGATTAAAGTGATGGCGAAAATGGGTATCTCTACGGTTCAAAGTTACCAAGGGGCACAAATCTTTGAAGCGGTAGGGTTGTCAGAATCAGTTATTGACGACTATTTCACGGGCACAACTTCTAAATTATCGGGTATCTCCATTGAAACATTAGATGCCGAAAACAAGGCGCGCCAAACAATTAAAGGTGACACGTTAAACCCAGGAAGTACATTCCAATGGCGTCAACAAGGTCAACATCATACATTTAATCCAACAACGATTCGGTTACTCCAACATGCGTGTCGCGATAATGATTATGCACAGTTTAAAGCATTTTCTAAAGTAGCGAACGACCATACGAGCAGCCATATTCGAGACTTATTTGCTTTCAAATCACAACAGGCCATCGATATTGCACAAGTCGAACCGGTTGAGGAAATTGTGAAACGCTTTAAAACCGGGGCGATGAGTTACGGCTCAATTTCACAAGAAGCGCATCAAACATTAGCGGAAGCGATGAACCAACTCGGCGGTAAAAGCAATAGCGGTGAAGGTGGAGAAGCTTTATCACGCTATGAACCGCAAGCAGATGGACGCGACTTCAAAAGTGCGATCAAACAAGTGGCTTCAGGCCGTTTTGGTGTAACGAGTCATTATTTACAACATGCGAAAGAGATTCAAATCAAGGTTGCTCAAGGTGCTAAACCAGGGGAAGGCGGACAGTTGCCAGGCAGTAAAGTGTATCCATGGATTGCGGAGGTGCGTGGTTCAACACCAGGAATTGGCTTGATTTCGCCGCCCCCACATCACGATATTTATTCGATTGAAGACTTAGCCCAATTGATTCATGACTTGAAAAATGTCAATCGCGATGCAGACATTACCGTGAAACTCGTATCTAAATCAGGTGTCGGCACGATTGCGGCAGGGGTTGCGAAAGCATTTGCAGATAAAATCGTCATTAGTGGTTACGATGGCGGAACAGGTGCGTCACCGAAAACGAGTATTCAGCATGCAGGATTACCATGGGAGCTCGGTCTTGCAGAAACACATCAAACGCTCATGATGAATGATTTACGTTCACGTGTCCGTTTGGAAACAGATGGTAAGTTATTGACAGGTAAAGATGTCGCATATGCATGTATGTTAGGTGCGGAAGAATTCGGTTTTGCGACAGCACCGTTAGTCGTCTTAGGTTGTATTATGATGCGTGTCTGTCATAAAGATACATGTCCAGTCGGTATTGCCACACAAAATGGTGACTTGCGTAAATTATACACAGGTAAAGCGCAACATGTGGTGAATTATATGCATTTCGTAGCCGAGGAATTGCGTGAAATTATGGCAGAACTCGGTATTCGTACAGTCGATGAGCTTGTCGGACGTACAGATTTACTGAAACGTTCAGCTGTTGCCTATCATCATCCAAAAGCACGTGAAATGAAGTTAGAAAACTTGCTTTATCAACATGATGGTCCACGTACAAAAGAGATTGAACAGCGTCACGGTCTCGAATATGGCTTTGATTTGACGACGTTATTACCAGCAACGCAAGCGCATATTCAAGCAGGCAGTCACTTTAAAGGTCAGTTCGAAGTAGGTAATGAACAGCGTAACGTCGGTGTCATTACAGGTAGTGAAATCACGCGCGCACACGGCTTGAATGGCTTGCCAACAGATACGATTGTGGCAGAAACACACGGGCATGCCGGTCAAAGTTTAGGCGCATGGATGCCACAAGGATTGACGCTACATCATACTGGTGATGCGAATGACTATGTGGGTAAAGGATTATCTGGCGGTAAAATTGTCGTCAATGCACCCAATGTCGCACGTGAAGACGAAATCATTGTCGGCAATGTTTGTTTCTATGGTGCGACGAAAGGTGAAGCGTATATAAATGGACGTGCTGGTGAACGTTTCTGTATCCGTAATAGTGGCGTACAAGTTGTCGTTGAAGGTGTCGGTGATCATGGTCTTGAATATATGACAGGCGGGCGTGTCGTCATATTAGGTGATGTCGGCAAAAACTTTGGACAAGGTATGAGTGGTGGTGTGTGTTACGCGTTCCCTTCAGATGTTGAACAGTTTAAAGCGCACAATCAACTTGCAACATTAGATTTTGATGTTGTTGAGGATGAAGCGGAAAAAGGAATGTTAAAAGGCATGTTGGAACGTCACCTCGCTTATACAGAAAGTCAAAAAGCAGCAGTGATTTTAGCTGATTTTGAGGCGCAGTTACAGCAATGTGTCAAAGTCATTCCGAAAGATTATAAGCAAATGGTTCAAAAAATTCATTATCATCAGCAACAACGTGCATCACAAGACGAAGCGTTATTAGCCGCATTTAATGATGATCAAAATATAGATAAAGTGGCACAAGCGGAACCGATTGCTGTGTACTAA
- the gltC gene encoding glutamate biosynthesis transcriptional regulator GltC produces the protein MELKQLKYFVEVAKREHISEAALELNVAQSAISRHIHNLENELETSLFYRRGRNVFLTAEGKQLLEYAQQILEQVDLTLSQFQTQVQQQQSVFTIGYVDGSIGQILPQVLQTIENELSLSLIPTLLDEHETLQALQAQEIDFALTTATTTDPTFEVVPLLEETYVLYGDLHAPMMNVPNPPLSHILKQPLYLLEPIPTDFKTYLMTHADKPVRVLNQEQFGRFILRNQKGFVLAPTYVNLYSQNQQWKKISLSHTDFKKTLRLIYRRDLQKPLRDEVIQIIMTHIQQRSVYH, from the coding sequence ATGGAATTGAAACAACTCAAATACTTTGTCGAAGTCGCAAAACGTGAACATATTTCTGAAGCTGCACTCGAATTGAATGTCGCACAATCTGCAATAAGCCGTCATATCCATAATTTAGAAAACGAACTCGAAACATCATTGTTTTATCGACGTGGCCGCAACGTATTTTTAACCGCAGAAGGCAAACAGTTGCTTGAATATGCGCAACAAATTCTCGAGCAAGTCGATCTCACCTTGTCGCAGTTTCAAACTCAAGTACAACAGCAGCAGAGCGTGTTCACTATCGGTTATGTGGATGGCTCGATTGGACAAATCTTACCGCAAGTGTTACAGACAATTGAAAATGAGCTATCCTTGTCACTCATTCCTACATTGTTAGATGAACACGAGACATTACAAGCGTTGCAAGCACAAGAAATTGATTTTGCACTGACGACTGCCACAACAACTGATCCTACATTTGAAGTGGTACCTCTATTGGAAGAAACGTACGTCTTATATGGAGACTTACACGCGCCAATGATGAACGTGCCGAACCCACCGTTATCTCATATATTGAAACAACCGTTATACTTACTCGAACCGATACCTACAGACTTCAAAACGTATTTGATGACGCATGCCGACAAGCCTGTACGCGTCTTGAATCAAGAACAATTCGGACGCTTTATTTTACGCAATCAAAAAGGCTTCGTACTTGCACCAACGTACGTCAACTTATATAGTCAAAATCAACAATGGAAAAAGATTTCATTGTCACATACAGATTTCAAAAAAACGTTACGTCTCATTTATCGACGAGATTTACAAAAACCATTACGTGATGAAGTGATCCAAATCATTATGACACATATACAACAACGTTCGGTTTATCATTAA
- a CDS encoding YibE/F family protein: MKQLSKKTNTIVIVVSIIVAICAIVFTRLNSSFYHIPLGEVTKIESHHQEKSVDEQHNQDVKYKDVLQVTLLNTKQQGDTLHVEHRYNASKAEEQAYQPGDKVLLHKGKNQKDTYIIEKKRDTVLVTVISAFFIALLIVGQRIGLQSILSLVINALAILSAISLYHAYPQLNLFLLMSLAIIIATILTLWLVIGWSMRTIVTIVSTLLGTFICIFIAWSVIGLTHGHGIKYETMSFLTIQPRTVFLTSVMVGTLGAVMDVAITISSGMYEVLQRSPHISMQRWVLAGHNIGRDIMGTMTNILLFSYLAGSLPMLLLYLKNGNTLTYSMSMNWSLELSRAITGGIGIVLTIPLTIFLMRLWLSLRGGAAR; this comes from the coding sequence ATGAAGCAACTTTCGAAAAAAACAAACACCATCGTCATCGTGGTGAGTATCATCGTAGCGATTTGTGCGATTGTATTCACACGTTTGAATAGTTCGTTTTATCATATCCCGCTCGGTGAAGTGACGAAAATTGAAAGTCATCACCAAGAAAAATCAGTGGATGAACAACATAATCAAGATGTGAAATATAAAGACGTGTTACAAGTCACATTGTTAAATACGAAACAACAAGGCGACACCCTTCATGTTGAACACCGATATAACGCTTCGAAAGCTGAAGAACAAGCGTATCAACCTGGTGATAAAGTTCTACTGCACAAAGGGAAAAACCAAAAAGATACATATATTATTGAGAAAAAACGCGATACCGTACTCGTTACAGTCATCAGCGCGTTCTTTATCGCATTACTCATTGTCGGACAACGGATTGGACTTCAATCCATCCTATCACTCGTCATTAACGCGCTTGCCATTTTGTCGGCCATTAGTTTGTATCACGCGTATCCGCAACTGAATCTATTTTTATTAATGAGTCTCGCAATCATTATTGCGACTATTTTAACACTTTGGCTCGTCATTGGTTGGTCGATGCGTACGATTGTGACCATTGTCAGCACATTACTCGGCACGTTCATTTGTATTTTTATCGCATGGAGTGTCATCGGTTTAACACACGGGCACGGGATTAAATATGAAACAATGAGCTTTCTCACGATTCAACCTAGAACCGTATTCCTTACTTCCGTCATGGTCGGGACACTTGGTGCAGTGATGGATGTCGCCATTACGATTTCAAGTGGCATGTATGAAGTGTTGCAGCGCTCGCCACATATTTCAATGCAACGGTGGGTGCTAGCAGGTCATAACATCGGTCGCGACATTATGGGGACGATGACGAACATTTTATTATTCTCATATCTTGCAGGAAGTTTACCGATGCTCTTACTTTATTTAAAAAATGGCAACACACTCACTTACAGCATGAGCATGAATTGGTCATTAGAACTTTCCCGGGCAATTACAGGCGGGATTGGCATCGTCTTAACTATCCCACTGACCATTTTTCTCATGCGTTTGTGGTTAAGCCTACGAGGAGGTGCAGCACGATGA
- a CDS encoding YibE/F family protein, whose protein sequence is MNAIVILGLILFILMFIFGGKTGLVSFLTLFLNFIILFITVLAIVFGAPIYVVTFIFCIIVSMINLFLLNRFNTKTLAAFIASMVTTLLMIIAVYLSVHWGHLQGFTQEEQDETYIFSLNIGIDMEQFMIFTVLLAVIAAVIDLAITISSPVFELHETNPSLSERELFHSGMRVGREILATSANTIYLALIGGSMTIVFWFFNLHYSFGHMLNAKLFAQEVITIALGGIAIAVCIPITAIITAWLAKHRHQLPFHLD, encoded by the coding sequence ATGAATGCCATTGTCATACTCGGTTTGATTCTTTTCATACTGATGTTCATATTTGGCGGTAAAACAGGACTCGTTTCATTTTTAACATTATTTTTAAACTTTATCATTTTGTTTATTACAGTACTCGCCATTGTTTTTGGCGCACCTATTTATGTTGTCACATTCATTTTTTGTATTATTGTTTCGATGATCAACCTGTTTTTACTCAATCGCTTTAATACAAAGACTTTAGCTGCATTTATCGCGAGTATGGTCACGACATTATTAATGATTATCGCCGTTTACCTATCTGTGCATTGGGGACATCTGCAAGGTTTCACCCAAGAAGAACAAGACGAAACTTATATCTTTTCATTAAATATTGGGATTGATATGGAGCAGTTTATGATTTTCACTGTTCTACTCGCCGTCATTGCAGCAGTGATTGACTTAGCGATTACGATTAGCTCACCTGTATTCGAGTTACACGAGACGAACCCCTCATTATCCGAACGCGAATTGTTTCATTCAGGGATGCGCGTCGGTCGAGAAATTTTAGCGACGTCCGCGAACACGATTTATCTCGCATTAATTGGGGGTTCGATGACAATTGTCTTTTGGTTTTTCAACTTGCATTACAGTTTCGGCCATATGCTCAACGCCAAATTATTTGCACAAGAAGTCATTACGATTGCTTTAGGTGGGATTGCCATTGCAGTCTGTATTCCGATTACGGCTATAATAACGGCTTGGCTTGCGAAACATCGTCATCAACTCCCTTTTCATCTGGACTGA